In Persicimonas caeni, a single window of DNA contains:
- a CDS encoding ABC transporter permease, with amino-acid sequence MSQETANNKPPRPQYKSYGEIVWGQFQKYPTSLVSLYGIGILFLVATYAPVFAANVPFYISVPEGVGPATAQGVHFPWFAALFDANFYESGVDIFFNVLVFGLPLAFGGWFLFKKFAADTTDKKVYRRQRRNYGMIAALVLLVVCIVVFMSGFSLPYVDYVGLSEMDGVSAIFPPVEYSYRDIDLQAVQQDPSWTHWLGTDRKGRDVFTRLLYGTRISLTIGVVAVGIYVTIGAILGSLAGYFGGKIDSVILRMIEVMLCFPTFFLILTIRGFIDDPSIFHIMVIIGLTGWTKVARLVRGEFLRLKNQEFVQAAKAMGLKQGRIIFRHILPNSLGPVLVAATFGVAGAILIEASLSFLGLGPPTAPSWGQILTTGRETGQMALILAPGFAIFVTVSLLNLVGEGVRDAIDPKLRK; translated from the coding sequence ATGTCCCAAGAAACAGCCAACAACAAGCCACCGCGTCCGCAGTACAAGTCGTACGGTGAGATCGTCTGGGGACAGTTTCAAAAGTACCCGACCAGTCTGGTGAGCCTGTACGGCATCGGGATTTTGTTCCTGGTTGCCACCTATGCGCCCGTCTTCGCGGCCAACGTGCCGTTTTATATCTCGGTGCCTGAAGGCGTCGGGCCGGCGACCGCCCAGGGCGTGCATTTTCCCTGGTTCGCCGCGCTGTTCGACGCCAACTTCTACGAGAGCGGCGTCGACATCTTCTTTAACGTGCTCGTCTTCGGGCTGCCGCTCGCCTTCGGTGGGTGGTTTTTGTTCAAGAAGTTCGCAGCCGATACCACCGACAAGAAGGTCTACCGACGCCAGCGGCGGAATTACGGCATGATCGCCGCGCTCGTCCTGCTGGTGGTCTGTATCGTCGTCTTCATGAGCGGGTTCAGCCTGCCCTACGTCGACTATGTGGGTCTGAGCGAGATGGACGGCGTCAGCGCGATTTTCCCGCCGGTCGAGTATTCGTATCGCGACATCGACCTCCAAGCGGTCCAACAAGATCCGAGCTGGACGCACTGGCTGGGCACCGACCGTAAGGGACGCGACGTCTTCACCCGCTTGTTGTACGGCACGCGTATCTCGCTGACCATCGGTGTGGTCGCCGTGGGCATCTACGTGACCATCGGCGCCATTCTGGGCAGCTTGGCCGGCTACTTCGGCGGTAAGATCGACTCGGTCATCCTGCGCATGATCGAGGTGATGCTCTGCTTCCCGACCTTCTTTTTGATTCTGACGATTCGCGGCTTCATCGACGACCCGTCCATCTTCCACATCATGGTCATCATCGGCCTGACTGGCTGGACCAAGGTGGCTCGACTGGTGCGCGGCGAGTTCCTGCGCCTCAAGAACCAAGAATTCGTCCAGGCTGCCAAGGCCATGGGTCTCAAGCAGGGACGCATCATTTTCCGGCATATCCTGCCAAACTCGCTCGGCCCTGTGCTCGTGGCCGCGACGTTCGGCGTGGCCGGCGCGATTCTCATCGAGGCCTCGCTCAGCTTCTTGGGTCTCGGCCCCCCCACGGCGCCCAGTTGGGGACAGATTCTGACCACCGGTCGCGAGACCGGCCAGATGGCGCTGATCTTGGCCCCCGGATTCGCAATTTTCGTCACCGTCAGTCTGTTGAACTTGGTCGGTGAAGGCGTCCGCGACGCCATCGACCCGAAACTCCGCAAGTAA
- a CDS encoding ABC transporter permease yields MTTYIVKRILLMIPTLFIIVLVVFGVLQLAPGKPSQGQAGSTGAESAQGAEARESYRIFKEQFNFDKPVFFNFRYNIDTDEVKQRLEILADQQLPVCPDEGAKPENCISASEKPESGKVIDARDTIEDWGEYIVPHLYAIAQKSDRLDVRLLAIDQLAINAQLDLKNEFSDKQSDEDRAFNKKAYAENQKIQGWTLPADVSATQVNELLDEKWGPWLEEHAERFDYDLGEKFWITVSDTRFAKYWGNLLNFDFGISHVDKQPILPKVIEKMKVSIVLGFFSIFFAYLISVPLGVWSAYKQHTTADQVVTVVLFMLYSLPSFFTAVLLLQWFTTGNPFEWFPTGGFEGNNVDSMTTWEHVTSVAYHMVLPVFCLTYGALASLSRYARSGLLDVIRADYIRTARAKGLSEPMVIIKHAVRNGMIPILTLLGTLLPALIGGSVVLEFVFNIPGMGLYMLNSIFLKDYNAIMALTLFSAVLTLIGILLSDISYAVVDPRISFD; encoded by the coding sequence ATGACGACGTATATCGTCAAGCGCATCCTGCTGATGATTCCTACCCTCTTCATCATCGTATTGGTGGTGTTCGGGGTTCTCCAGCTTGCTCCCGGCAAACCCAGCCAGGGTCAAGCGGGCTCGACCGGAGCCGAATCGGCTCAGGGTGCCGAGGCTCGAGAGAGCTATCGAATCTTCAAAGAGCAGTTCAACTTCGACAAGCCCGTCTTCTTCAACTTCCGGTACAATATCGATACCGACGAGGTGAAGCAGCGCCTGGAGATTTTGGCCGACCAACAGCTGCCGGTGTGCCCGGACGAAGGTGCCAAGCCGGAGAACTGCATTTCGGCCTCCGAGAAGCCCGAGTCGGGCAAGGTCATCGACGCGCGGGACACCATCGAGGATTGGGGCGAGTATATCGTGCCTCATCTCTACGCGATCGCACAGAAGTCCGACCGTCTCGACGTGCGCCTGCTGGCGATCGACCAATTGGCCATCAACGCCCAGCTCGACCTCAAGAACGAGTTCAGTGACAAGCAGTCGGACGAGGACCGCGCGTTCAACAAAAAGGCTTATGCCGAAAACCAGAAGATTCAGGGCTGGACTCTCCCTGCCGACGTCTCCGCGACTCAAGTCAACGAGTTGCTCGACGAGAAGTGGGGGCCGTGGCTCGAGGAGCACGCCGAGCGGTTTGACTACGATCTCGGTGAGAAGTTCTGGATCACGGTCAGCGACACGCGCTTTGCCAAGTACTGGGGTAACCTGCTCAACTTTGACTTCGGCATCAGCCATGTCGACAAGCAGCCCATCTTGCCGAAGGTGATCGAGAAGATGAAGGTCTCCATCGTGCTGGGCTTCTTCTCGATCTTCTTTGCCTACCTCATCAGTGTGCCCCTTGGCGTGTGGAGCGCCTACAAGCAACACACTACCGCCGACCAAGTGGTCACGGTCGTCCTGTTCATGCTCTACAGCCTGCCCAGCTTCTTCACGGCGGTGCTCTTGCTGCAGTGGTTCACTACTGGCAACCCCTTCGAGTGGTTCCCCACCGGCGGTTTCGAGGGCAATAACGTCGACTCGATGACCACCTGGGAGCACGTCACGAGCGTGGCTTACCATATGGTCTTGCCGGTCTTCTGCCTGACCTACGGCGCGCTCGCCAGCTTGAGCCGCTACGCAAGGAGCGGCCTGCTCGACGTCATCCGCGCCGACTATATCCGCACCGCCCGCGCCAAGGGACTGTCCGAGCCGATGGTCATCATCAAGCACGCGGTGCGTAACGGCATGATCCCGATTCTGACGCTCCTGGGCACCCTGCTCCCGGCACTGATCGGCGGCTCGGTTGTCCTCGAGTTCGTCTTCAATATCCCCGGCATGGGCCTGTATATGCTCAACAGCATCTTCCTGAAGGACTACAACGCCATCATGGCGTTGACCCTCTTCTCGGCGGTGCTGACCCTGATTGGCATCCTTCTGTCGGATATCAGCTACGCCGTGGTCGACCCGCGCATCAGCTTCGACTGA